The following coding sequences lie in one Phragmites australis chromosome 8, lpPhrAust1.1, whole genome shotgun sequence genomic window:
- the LOC133926528 gene encoding transcription termination factor MTERF4, chloroplastic-like yields the protein MLRLRRCILSHLLSPFPPSTPSTPTICSLRRLLSATANPFAAEEYLVASCGLSRAQALKACRKISHLKSPSKPDAVLAFLVGLGLSRSDVATVVARFPRLLCADVGKTLAPRVVELGDLGLSRAEIARLVLTVQNPLCRSSLGRNFGFWLSAFGSLDEFLQVLKVNDGLLSRDLEKVAKPNMELLQRCGINVTDLLHTHRFMSRMLTRSTKHLQEALALVDEFGIEQSSWVFPHAFSTFAILSREKLTKNIQLFEKLGWSKDDISLAVRKEPRILRLTEERVRRSLKFLVVDVGLTIPYIAPRPLLMLYSIECRLLPRHCLMKFLKAKGLLNAEFNFDSIAKMSNGKFLHRFVHPHEESVPGLAAAFASSCAGKHQWEQLCET from the coding sequence atGCTCCGCCTACGAAGATGCATCCTTTCGCATCTCCTCTCCCCGTTCCCTCCTTCCACACCCTCCACCCCCACTATCTGCTCACTCCGCCGTCTCCTCTCCGCCACCGCAAACCCCTTCGCCGCCGAGGAGTACCTCGTCGCCAGCTGCGGCCTCTCCCGGGCGCAGGCCCTCAAGGCCTGCAGGAAGATCTCCCACCTCAAGTCCCCCTCGAAGCCCGACGCCGTCCTTGCTTTCCTCGTCGGCCTCGGCCTCTCCCGCTCCGACGTCGCCACCGTCGTCGCCAGATTTCCGCGCTTGCTCTGCGCCGACGTCGGGAAAACCTTGGCTCCCCGCGTCGTCGAGCTCGGCGACCTGGGGCTGTCGCGTGCTGAGATCGCGCGCCTCGTCTTGACCGTCCAAAACCCCTTATGCAGGAGTTCGCTCGGCCGCAATTTTGGCTTCTGGCTCTCGGCCTTCGGCTCCCTCGACGAATTCCTGCAGGTCCTTAAGGTGAACGACGGTCTCCTCAGCAGAGACCTTGAGAAGGTGGCCAAGCCAAACATGGAACTCCTTCAGAGATGTGGGATAAATGTTACTGATTTGCTCCACACTCACAGGTTTATGTCTCGAATGCTGACCAGGAGCACTAAGCACCTGCAGGAAGCTTTGGCACTCGTTGATGAATTTGGAATTGAGCAAAGCTCGTGGGTTTTCCCCCACGCGTTTTCAACATTTGCAATCCTCAGCCGCGAGAAGCTCACCAAGAATATACAATTGTTTGAGAAGCTTGGATGGTCAAAGGATGATATATCATTAGCGGTGAGGAAGGAACCGCGTATCCTTCGCTTAACTGAGGAAAGAGTTCGGAGAAGTTTAAAATTTCTGGTGGTGGATGTTGGGTTGACGATACCATATATTGCACCAAGGCCATTGTTGATGCTGTATAGCATTGAGTGCCGGTTGTTGCCGCGGCATTGCTTGATGAAATTTCTCAAGGCGAAGGGGTTGCTTAATGCTGAGTTCAACTTTGACTCTATTGCCAAAATGAGCAACGGGAAGTTTCTGCACAGATTCGTGCATCCTCACGAGGAGAGTGTTCCAGGCCTTGCTGCTGCTTTTGCCTCTAGCTGTGCTGGAAAACACCAATGGGAGCAGCTATGTGAGACTTGA
- the LOC133926527 gene encoding transcription termination factor MTERF4, chloroplastic-like gives MTHHLRVRVLSLLLHTPSHPPASRISPHRLLSTAAPTSAEPFAVEDRLLSTAAPTSPKPFAVEDYLVASCGLTRAQALKASRYLSHLKSPSNSDAVLAFLSGLGLPRSDITTVVAIDPRFLCASVERTLTPQVAELGYLGLSRPQIARLVPLALSSFRISSLGRNLSFWLSVFDGSFETLLQVLRYNCGILRVGIEKVAMPNLAFLQQCGINISEVAVMNMYSSRLFTLKPKSLREAAERVEELGVKRGSRMFPRALALVAFMSKEDVARKIGLLQKIGFSQDDALVIVRKAPPVLRLTEEKIKRAMNFLTTDVGLEAPYIAERPALFMYSLERRLLPRHFLLKVLREKGLLNIEFDYYYTASMAENIFLQKFVHPYKDHVPGLTDDYASRCSGKAAGQEV, from the coding sequence atgACCCACCACCTCCGAGTGCGCGTCCTTTCTCTTCTCCTCCATACCCCATCCCATCCCCCAGCCTCCCGCATCTCTCCTCACCGCCTCCTCTCTACAGCCGCACCCACTTCCGCAGAACCCTTCGCCGTCGAGGACCGCCTCCTCTCCACAGCCGCACCCACTTCCCCAAAACCCTTCGCCGTCGAGGACTACCTCGTCGCCAGCTGCGGCCTCACCCGAGCCCAAGCTCTCAAGGCATCCAGGTATCTCTCCCACCTCAAGTCCCCTTCCAACTCCGACGCCGTCCTCGCCTTCCTCTCCGGCCTCGGCCTCCCCCGCTCCGACATCACCACCGTGGTCGCCATCGACCCGCGGTTCCTATGCGCCAGCGTGGAGAGGACCCTAACTCCCCAAGTCGCCGAGCTCGGATACCTCGGTCTGTCGCGCCCCCAGATCGCGCGCCTCGTCCCGCTCGCCCTGAGCTCCTTTCGCATCAGTTCCCTCGGCCGCAACCTCAGCTTCTGGCTCTCGGTTTTCGACGGCTCATTCGAGACGCTCCTTCAGGTCCTCAGGTATAACTGCGGCATCCTCAGGGTCGGCATCGAGAAAGTGGCCATGCCCAACTTGGCCTTCCTCCAGCAATGCGGCATAAATATCTCTGAAGTTGCCGTTATGAATATGTACTCCAGCCGGCTGTTCACTCTGAAACCGAAGTCTCTACGGGAGGCTGCGGAGCGAGTAGAGGAGTTAGGCGTAAAGCGGGGATCGCGGATGTTCCCCCGTGCACTTGCTTTGGTGGCGTTCATGAGCAAGGAGGATGTTGCTCGGAAGATAGGGCTGTTACAGAAGATTGGCTTCTCACAGGATGATGCTTTAGTAATTGTGAGGAAAGCACCACCTGTCCTGCGCTTAACCGAGGAAAAGATTAAGCGGGCTATGAATTTCTTGACGACGGATGTAGGTCTGGAGGCACCATACATTGCAGAAAGACCAGCGCTGTTCATGTATAGCCTTGAGCGGCGGTTGTTGCCCCGACATTTCCTGCTCAAGGTTCTCAGGGAGAAAGGATTGCTGAACATTGAGTTTGACTACTACTACACAGCCTCGATGGCGGAGAATATTTTTCTGCAAAAGTTTGTTCATCCTTATAAGGATCATGTCCCAGGCCTCACTGACGATTATGCCTCCAGATGTTCTGGGAAGGCTGCTGGGCAAGAAGTCTGA